Below is a genomic region from Flammeovirgaceae bacterium SG7u.111.
GAGGGTGCGATAGATGAAAAAGAAGACCTCGGCTTACCAATTTGGGCTGGGGTAGTCCCTATTGCAGAAAAAGCAGCTGAGCCTGTCAGGGATGAACTGCTATCGGATGATATTGTTATTCCCGAAGCGGTTACTCGGTATTTTGAAAAAAATAAGTAAAAGATAAAAAGCTACTTTATACAAATAGCATATGACACCAATTCAAGATTTACTATTGTTCGGGTTAGCAGCATTGATTATGGTACTAACCCCAGGACCAAATATGATTTATTTGATTTCAAGGTCCTTGTCTCAAGGGAAGAAAGCGGGAATTATATCCTTATTAGGAGTGATGTGTGGGTTTTTGTTTCATATACTCATGGTCTCATTTGGGTTGACTACCATCTTTTTTGCCGTGCCTTATGCATTCGTTACAGTTAAGTTTTTTGGGGTGGGATATCTTTTGTATTTGGCGTATAACTCTGTAAAATCAAAAAATACGATTTTCAATGCTGATGAAAATATGCGAGCAGACAAACCTTTGAAGCTATTTAATATAGGATTGCTGACCAATGTGCTGAACCCGAAAATGGCCGTGTTTTACCTTTCGCTTTTCCCCCAGTTTATAAAGCCTGAATACGGTTCTATCTTTGGGCAGAGTTTACAGCTAGGTGTTGTTCAAATACTCATCAGCTTTACCGTAAACTTCCTAATCGTAATCTCTGCGGCAAAAATGGCAAGTTGGTTTTCCAAAAAGCCAATTTGGCTAAGGGTACAAAAATGGTTTATGACTTCGGTGTTGACTGGGCTTGCGGTGAAGATGTTATTTGCGAAGGCGAGGTAGTTTTTTAAGTGGAAAGCTCAAATCTATCTATAGATTTGGGAGTGCTTGAGATATGGCAACTATCTATTCAAGTTTGAATTCATACTCTTTTTGCTTCCAAGAAGATATCGATATCGTAGCTTTTGAGTAGATGTTTTGATGAATATC
It encodes:
- a CDS encoding LysE family translocator, with translation MTPIQDLLLFGLAALIMVLTPGPNMIYLISRSLSQGKKAGIISLLGVMCGFLFHILMVSFGLTTIFFAVPYAFVTVKFFGVGYLLYLAYNSVKSKNTIFNADENMRADKPLKLFNIGLLTNVLNPKMAVFYLSLFPQFIKPEYGSIFGQSLQLGVVQILISFTVNFLIVISAAKMASWFSKKPIWLRVQKWFMTSVLTGLAVKMLFAKAR